One Falsihalocynthiibacter arcticus DNA segment encodes these proteins:
- a CDS encoding ATP phosphoribosyltransferase regulatory subunit, whose translation MTQKPEVRDEAARLQAFFIAAGAQVVDTDILQPAETLLDLYGEDIRARAYVTNDPLRGEQMLRPDFTVPVVQMHMKSGASPARYAYAGEVFRRQEEDTARANEYFQVGYELFDGADPAASDAEVFALFQEVLSPLGLRAATGDIGILMAAVKGLGTTERRRAALLRHIWRPHRFRALLDRFGGRKPAPASRLKMLKKLRTLSAEQMIENAGTFVGQRSAAEIAARLRYLEEDAKSPAISAGEVEILEEILKLRETAPNVVEALHDIAIDLPSIGPAVEQLSKRLDAMSELGVDVDSLDFETSYGRSTMEYYDGFVFGFYVSGRPDLPPVATGGRYDALTRVLGQGASIPAVGGVVRPGLTWGLREGTI comes from the coding sequence ATGACTCAGAAACCTGAAGTCCGCGACGAAGCCGCCCGTCTTCAGGCGTTTTTTATCGCCGCTGGTGCGCAGGTCGTTGATACCGATATCCTGCAACCCGCCGAAACGCTTTTGGACCTCTATGGTGAGGACATTCGCGCACGCGCTTATGTGACCAACGACCCCTTGCGCGGCGAGCAAATGTTGCGTCCTGATTTCACGGTGCCCGTTGTGCAAATGCATATGAAAAGTGGCGCATCCCCTGCGCGCTATGCCTATGCGGGCGAAGTTTTTCGTCGGCAAGAAGAAGATACTGCACGAGCGAATGAGTATTTTCAAGTTGGCTACGAGTTGTTTGATGGTGCTGATCCAGCGGCCTCCGATGCCGAAGTCTTTGCGTTGTTCCAAGAGGTGCTTTCGCCTTTGGGCCTGCGCGCTGCGACGGGCGATATTGGGATTCTTATGGCGGCGGTCAAAGGGTTGGGAACAACCGAGCGACGCCGCGCGGCCTTGCTGCGCCACATTTGGCGCCCTCATCGTTTCCGCGCCCTTCTGGACCGTTTTGGCGGACGTAAACCCGCGCCCGCGAGCCGTCTGAAGATGCTTAAGAAATTACGCACACTGTCGGCCGAACAGATGATCGAGAATGCGGGAACTTTTGTCGGCCAACGTAGCGCCGCCGAGATCGCAGCGCGCCTAAGATACCTGGAAGAGGACGCGAAATCTCCCGCGATTTCCGCAGGAGAGGTCGAGATTCTGGAGGAGATTTTAAAGCTGCGAGAAACGGCCCCAAATGTGGTCGAAGCTCTGCATGACATTGCGATTGATTTACCGTCGATTGGGCCTGCTGTTGAGCAGCTGTCCAAACGACTGGACGCGATGTCTGAGCTTGGGGTGGATGTGGATAGCCTCGATTTTGAAACGTCCTATGGGCGCAGCACGATGGAGTATTACGATGGATTCGTTTTCGGGTTCTATGTGTCGGGCCGCCCAGATTTACCCCCTGTCGCGACGGGGGGGCGTTATGATGCGTTGACCCGTGTTTTGGGGCAGGGAGCGTCGATTCCCGCGGTTGGAGGCGTTGTAAGACCAGGGCTGACTTGGGGCCTGAGGGAGGGCACGATATGA